The stretch of DNA GCAGCGTGACCTGGGCGGCACTACTCGCGCCAAACTCTGCATTTCGAGATGGAAAGAAAGCATCTCGGAACTCCTGTAGCCCATTTAACAACGTTTTGACTTTGGTTCCGGTGGTGGCTTAAAAACAACTATGGCGGCCTTCCAAGTCAATCTCTCTAAACAACTCCATTTTTCCTCAAGTGGTGAGCTAGGCACTTCGGGAGATCTCGCACTCGCACCATCTCAGTAGTTTTTTTTTGGGTGCCGCACAAACCTAGATCAGTTCACATGCATGACGTGCGAATGCGACGCCAgtcctgcaggctgcagctcgTTTTGGTTTGCCCGGCCCGCTGCGGAGGCTTGCACTGTGAGCCTGGGAGCTGAGGCAATAATAGCAGCTGCTGCACCGCGGCACGGGCAGCTCTCCGCGCCGGGGACCAGCCGAGAGCAACGCGCACCAAGTGGAAATGGTGGCCTGACTACGCGTGCCACCGGAAGCTTCTTCCTCGATCGCTTGGCGTCCATGGCTCTGACGACGAGTTGCATtgccctcccctcgcgcgcacgtGTGAATCCACGGATCCGCCGGTGTCGCAGCACCAGTGGGCAGTGTATTCGGCGCGCACGACGGGAAAGAGAAAAAATTGGTGCGGCGCCGACTGCCGGTCGATCAAGCGCGCCCGGGAGGCGCGGAAAAGGAAGGCGCGCCCGTCCACCTCCGCTAGCTGGCCGTCTCGGTGAAGGCCGGCGCCATGTGCCGGATCGGACTCGAAGATCCCGACCTCGACGTCTCGTCGATCCCACTGGCTGGCGGCCCTCGATCGAGCTGCTCCTCGCCCTCTTGCTGCGGCCGGAATGGGAAGTGCACGTACGACTCGGCGCATCGAATCGTGTTGCGGGTTGGTGCTGGGGAGGCGCATCCGAAAATGCAGGGTTCGGCCAGGCTGACTGGTGGCCCAGCTCATCCGAGCGAGGAGCTAGCAGCGAGCTGTGCGCCACTCCACGCGGTTTCCCGCTGGGGGTCCGTGGAAGTTCTTCGGGACCCGTCCGTCCGTCTCCGGCGGCGAGAACACCGGCGCCGGACGCGCGCGGTGCGGTTGGCCGGCGACGACAGCGACGGCGGTGCAGCAGCATCGCGGTGGCCTGGCCGCCCCGATGGTTCGCGTGCCCGTCGTGTCACGCGCTCGCGGGAAGAATGTCGCGATGGACACTCGGGATGCGACGCGACGTATCGCACACTCCGGGGAAGAATGTCGCGACGGGCACTCGGGATGTGACGGGGCTCTCACGAGCGAGCGTGCTGTGGCATCCACCATCCAACGCCCGCCCTACCGCCCACAGGATTTTGTGGACAACACTGCACTCGCCACATCGTCAGATACGCGTTAAATTAAATGGAAATATTGGGAATGGGTAAGCTATAAATGCTATTTCGAGCTGTGCTTTTCAACTCGAGGGATTTTGCAGTTGGATTTATCCACTGAACGAGACGGGCGGGAGTGGTTAAGATTCGAAGAAAGAAAAAATGCTCATCAGTCAACAAGCAAGAAAGGGCCACGGCCCATATTACTTCGATTTAGGCCTAGAAGCCTATGGCTACTACTGGGCCTGAAGGAAATGAAATGAAAATTGGCCCGAAAAGCCTACAAAGCGGTTGTTGGGCCAGCGAGCGGCTGACTCCGTGACGACCCGAGCCCAGCCAACCAGCCCACTCTTGCGAGCTCATAAGAAACCCTCGCGGAGCCACGAACCCCACTGCTCGCCCGctccctcctccccgccgccgccgcgccgccgccatcgcctcGCTGCCGCCTGCGGCTCCCGCTCAAGGTACGGGCAAACGTCGCTCCTATCCTGTACTTGCTAGCTCTTGCGCTCGCCTCGTCTCGTGTTGTTCTCGCTACAACCGTCCCTGAATCGGTTCTCGTTTCCATTCCGTGATCTGGTTTTGGTCATTAGATTCGCTGCCCTTGTAGTTAGTTGTGTGCGCTCATGGCGTGCATCGTAGAGACGCGACGGGAGGTAATCTAGTTGGGTTTAGAGTTGGCTGTGTGCGTTACAGTTTTAGGTTTCCCTTCCGAGGGACGGATAAGGGCACAAGTACTGAGGCGCTACGGCTGTTTGAATGGCGTGGTTGCCTATTTTCTTTGTGTGCCATACCGACCAGGGAACCCGCTTTGCAGCAGAGATTTGTTCCATGTTTCTGCTGCCAGTAGTCGCCCGACAGTTAAATCTTTTGAGCTCTGAGTCGTATTCATTCTCTAGGTCTTTGCGAGGAGGGAGACCCTTTCGGATTGAAAGCACACGCACTCAGGTACTATGGCCTCTGGCGTTGCATAGTTGCCTATTTCATGGATGTGCGAGATGTACCAGGGTAGCACCCTTGCAGCTCTAGCTTTACTTTTTTTGTGTTTCTGCTGCCTGTCAAAACCCAATATTTGTGTGGCAGCAAAATGACTCGATTGCTCAAAGCATTGTTATAGATTCGTCAGTTCTTGTGCTCGCATAGTTGCACCGTCACATGCTCATGTCATGGATGCTGATTTTCTGTCTTTTATTCGTGCAATATTTGCAGGAGTTTGTGAAGGTTTCTTGAAGCTGAGAAGATGGTGCTGAAGTAAGTTTCTACTTCTGTGATTGCAATTGCAATATGTTCATAGAACTTCTTAGTCAATGCCATTTCAGCAGATCTAGAAATTATTCTGATTATGATCTCCTTGCAGGACGGAACTTTGCCGTTTCAGTGGTCAGAAGATTTACCCAGGGAAAGGCATCCGGTTCATTCGTGCTGACTCTCAGGTTATTTGTTGATACATTTACTGGCAACAATAACTATAAGCTTAGAAGGTGGTTATATAAAGTATCTGTATCAATTTTACAGGTGTTCCTTTTTGCAAACTCAAAATGCAAGCGCTACTTCCACAACCGCCTGAAGCCTGCGAAGCTTACCTGGACAGCCATGTACAGGAAGCAACACAAGAAGGTATTGTACTGACTGCCTTAAGTATTCTGCTTGAACTGTTTGGTTTTGATGTGTCTTTGGTATCTAATTCTGTTTCTTGAGCAATAGAAGGTACATTCCCAGGGGTTTTGGTTTTTTGTGCTCAAATCATCCATTGCCATTCATGATCAAATGGCTATGCTAAAATTGTGTGCACGTACATAAATGGTTATGCTACTTTATTTAGATGCATTGCTGATTTCTCAAATGGTTATGCTACTTTATTTATAGATCGCATCTTCTGGATTATGCAATTGTGTTCTGTGTAGACTTAAGCTTAATTTCTTTTATTTGTCTATCAGCTTGTCTTTTCCGTGTGGATGTCCTCTACAGTTAAGTCCATGCTCCTGTTGATGCTAGAATTTCTCATATACTTTTGTCATTTCTGTCTGTAGGATATCCATGCTGAAGCTGTCAAGAAGAGGCGCCGCACCACCAAGAAGCCGTACTCCAGGTCAATTGTGGGTGCTTCGTTGGAAGTGATCCAGAAGAAGAGAGCTGAGAAGCCTGAGGTCCGTGATGCTGCTAGGGAGGCTGCCCTTCGGTATGTTTTCTACCACTTCTATAGCCATCATTTATACTTGGTGATAATGATAACCATTGTTTTGGTGCGGCAAATAGAACACACGTTAATCTGTTCTCTGAAGCTATGGTTTACCATAATACCTCAACTTATATCAAACTGCCATGACTCTTGCAGTGAGATCAAGGAGCGCATCAAGAAGACCAAGGACGAGAAGAAGGCGAAGAAGGCGGAGGTGGCCAAGTCCCAGAAGGGGCAGACGAAGGGTGCGGTCCAGAAGGGTTCCAAGGGCCCCaagctgggcggcggcggcggcaagcgcTGAAGGGCTCAGAAGGGTGTCGTCCTACTACTACTAGTCCGCTCGCTCCTCCTTGAGCTTTACCTGTCGCAGCAAAGCCTCTTTTTGTAAAACCTCGGTTAAATTAGCAAGACTTGCTTTGTTTCAGCGTTGTTGCCACAGACGACGAACGAATGGATTCGTTATTATCTTGGAAAATGGTTGCCGTCCTTATGCTTATTCTGTGGAGTTGGCCTGTGGCGTTGGATTGGATGAGACCTGGCTATTGTTTCCCGAGCTGGTGTCGTGCCTTGACCATTTCTGTTAGCATGGCATGTAATCGTGCAGCATCTTTAGTAAATGTAGTGGATGGCATTTTCCTTTGAACCATACACGGCTTTGTGAAGCAAGCGTGTTATGCTGCCTACAGGCGCGTGCCGCAAAATCGAGACCCGGTTATTGCGAAACGGCGTCCATGCGTGATCAGTCCTGTGACCACTCTTTGACTCCCATTGTCTTTTCAGTCTCTTGGAACCCGGAGGAGGGGAAGTACGGTTGCCGGAGCTGGCCTGGCCTTGTGCACTCAGACCCACGCATCAATGAGGGTGAGGCCTGTTTGGTTCCTGGCCGCCGGGCACTCGCTGGTCGACCCTGCTAGCAGCGGTGGAGCTAGAAATTAAACTTAAGGGGTCCAAACTAATAGAAAGATAAAGTTACGACATTGGCAGTCTAGCACCTATGAAAAGCTACAGCATCCATAAAATGCTAAGTATAATATTTTTTTCTACACTGAACAACGATTAAGATGCGGGCTCCAAATAATAAACGTGATAAGCGCTTCCATACGCGCTCACGCAGAAAGAGCTGCCACGTGATACCGTTCCCCAAATAGATCTAATAATAGTTACGGTAGAAGTATATATAGTATGATAATACCTATCTTATGAATAACCATATTTAACCGTGTCAATAGATGGTCTAAAGAGAAATGAATTGAGTATTTTTACCGTTTTAGCATAATATTTATTTCCTCTGTTTGAAATTATAGATCATTTTAGCTTCTAAATACATAACTTTTATTATATATTTGGATGTACACTATGTCTAATACCTAGCAAAACTATGTATTAGAAAAACTAAATAAGCTATAATTGAAACGGAGAGAGTAGCTCATTCGTAGAAATAATAATTTATGTGTCTAGTAAATATGATATTTGAATCAACCGATCTAAATGATGAGAAGTTCTAATTGCAACTAAAAATAAGATCTAAATGATTATTGATTAGCTTAAATAATCATTAATTAAGtaaattagattttatttaccCGAATTATTAGGGGCATAGCCCCTGCAGGCCCCCTGGCTCCGCCAGTGCCTGCTACTAGTACTCGCACCGTAGCACGCAAAGGGTTCTCCCGAGTCCAGTGCCCATTGCCCGTTGGCCACGCGTGCGCCGCTATCAAATCGTGCCTGGCGCCCGACGCGACGCCGGCAACGCTGCAACCTGCAACCGCCCCCTGGGCTCCCCGCTCTCGCTGCCTTTCTCCCCGTCCCCTGCCTGCCATTTATTGCCGCCTCGCACACGGCACACGCCTTCGCTCGCATCCACTCATCAGCGCCTCACTGGCAGCGCTACTACTACTAGGCACTAGCGTAGTAGGAGAGCAGCggcgggagcgggagcgggacGAAGCGAAGCCGGGCCGGTGAGGTTTTCAATCCTTCGACGGCGGGCTGCGTCGAGCACCGTCGTCTCGCGGACGCGCGAGCGCGATCGTCCGGCCCGTCACGTCCAGGTGAGTTCGTTCGTCCGTTCGCTcgctcagcgccgccgccgccgcggcgcgcttccgttcctccccctcctccatGTCCCttcgtctcctcctcctccgcacgcGTCCCTGCGCCGACCGTCTTGGTCGGTGGCGGTTCCTCCGTTCGCGCTCCCCCTCCTCCACTCCAAGTCGCCTCGCCTCCTTCCCCGTACGTGCGTGCTGCATTGGTCTCGTGTCGCGGCGCGGCGCCGGTTGCCTCCCGCGCCTCCCTGCGGATGTGGAGGAGCACCGGTGTGCCAGTCCAACAATGCGGGGGCGAAATCGATGTGGGGGCATGCcggatcgcggcggcgaccaggGACGGGTGGGATGGGAGGCGTCTAGAGTAGCTCACAACTagtttttcaaaaataaaataaaaaatagagTAGGTCTCACAACTGCAGAATTTGTGAACAGGGTC from Panicum hallii strain FIL2 chromosome 3, PHallii_v3.1, whole genome shotgun sequence encodes:
- the LOC112883796 gene encoding 60S ribosomal protein L24, with amino-acid sequence MVLKTELCRFSGQKIYPGKGIRFIRADSQVFLFANSKCKRYFHNRLKPAKLTWTAMYRKQHKKDIHAEAVKKRRRTTKKPYSRSIVGASLEVIQKKRAEKPEVRDAAREAALREIKERIKKTKDEKKAKKAEVAKSQKGQTKGAVQKGSKGPKLGGGGGKR